From Antechinus flavipes isolate AdamAnt ecotype Samford, QLD, Australia chromosome 1, AdamAnt_v2, whole genome shotgun sequence:
GAAATGCTTCCCAATTTGATAAAACCCTGTAAAGTGTGGATCCAGTTGTCAAAGGCTTTCAGAGTTCAGAACTTCTTAATGTGTTATTACTTCATATTTGGAGAGCAGTCTAGAAGTAATACTTTATACTATGTGTCACAAAGGGGGATCATTCTGTTTTTATGCTAACTTTatgatgtaataaatattttattagaaatttaaCTTGACATTCCACTATAATGGAGTATAATatcttcaatcttttctttttgttagtaTCCAACACTAGAGATTGGAACAGGGATCAATAAgtatgatctctaaaatccttaCCCTCTCTTTTTGTTCAGATGATTATAGTAacttcttgatttggagatgcACTAATCAGGAAAACTGATTCCTTTACTTGAAGATGAAAACTTGAAGGCTGTCACTGTACATGCAACCTACTCAAAAGAGCTCCTCATTAATCATGACATGTGCTTTAAATTTCACTAGAAATTCATTCCTTTTGTATTAACATATTGTCTCTAGGGATTCTTTATCCTGTATTAGAGAACAAATATGTATTGGAAGGCACATTAAGCCATTACATTAAGCCATTATTAGTCATCAAAAGCTTGGAGTAATGAATATATGAACATCTAACAAAAAAAGGTACATTTTAGTAGGAGGGAAGGATAAATAGTGTCTCTTCTATGAAACTACAGAAACTTCAGTTTCTGCTCTTTTAAATTCATACCACCATCCTCTATCTTATTCCCCttagattaatcttcctaaagtacagttATTTTGGTATCTGTGGAAAGCAAGAAATGGACTCTCAAATTAATTCTATAATTCATAAGACATGTGATAAGATATGTCTTTATCTAATTAGAAAcagaatttcttgatttttgagtCTAGCTCTCTAGCTATTCTATCACACtacaaatgcatatattttaacacaaatttagatgagaaaaaaagggaatgagtTACTCTAGTGGCTCAGAGATAGTATTATAAATAGTATCCACATGCTGATATCTtcctattttaatgaattattctttttttattaagtgTTAAATATAATGGCTTCTATGCTATTGAAGGAGTGCATGTGTCATCAAAATGCAatggttatatacatatatatatatgtatatatatattttgattatatcaaattgaaaagtttttgtacaaacaaaacaaaagcagacaagattagaagggaaacattaaactgggaaaacatttttacagtcaaaggttctgataaaggcctcatttccaaaatatatagagaactgactctaatttataagaattcaagccattctccaattgataaatggtcaaaggatatgaacagacaattttcagatgaagatattaaaactatttctagccagatgaaaagatgctccaagtcattattaatcagagaaatgcaaattaaggcaactctgaaataccactacactcctgtcagattggctaggatgacaggagaagataatgctgaatgttggaagagatgtgggaaaactgggacatcgAGAcgttgttagtggaattgtgaatacatccagacattctggagagcaatttggaactatgctcaaaaagttatcaaactgtgcataccctttgatccagcagtgtttctactgggcttataccccaaaaagatactaaagaagggaaagggacctttatgtgcaagaatgtttgtgacagccctctttgtagtggctagaaactggaaattgagtggatgcccatcaattggagaatggctgaataaattgtggtatatgaatattatggaatataattattctgtaagaaatgaccagcagataactagagaaacttggagagacttacatgaactgatgctaagtgaaatgatcagaaccagaagatcattatacacttcatcaacaataatatatgagaatcaattctgatagaagtgactatctttggcaatgaaagGATTCAATTCAGATccagttgatcagtgatgaataGGACCAattacacccaaggaaagaatactgggaagtGAGTGTtgactgcttacatttttgtgtttcttcccaggttatttttatctttctaaatctgatttttcttgtacaactagagaactgtataaatatgtacacatatattgtattttagatatactttaacatgtttaacatgtatgagactgcctgacatctaggggagggggtggagggaaggaagggaaaagttggagcagaagtgattgcaagagtcattgttgaaaaattacccatgcataattctttcaataaaaagctataataaaaaaaagaagaaaaatcattaattaaaattttttgcctCCTCTAAATTTTGATGCCCCAGGCAAAGCCTAGATCACCCTTTTCTAGTTACAGTCCTGATGATCACAACACTCCCCTACTTAAAAACTTTTGATAACATTTCCTGCTTAATTAAAATCATAACCCTTAGGCCTAGTGACTCAAAGCCTtggtttgaattttctctttttgccttaattttcattattttctacttttaatcTATGATTAAATCAAACTAAACTGCTTGTATTTCCTCAACCACATATTAAACTTGGCCTAAATCAAGTTTTTTCTTAAGCTATTTTGGCTTTTGGTTTTTCCTTTGCTTAATTTATAGTTCCTAAGGCTTCCTAAGGCTTAATTTATAGTCTATCTCCTGTACAGCGTCTTCTTGATAATATTTGAAATGATATCCCTTCCTCTTTTAATCCCAAATCATTTTGTTTATATCCCTTTTGTAGCACAAAGCCTattatgcttttcatttttggtattttttgcatatatacagGAGGCAGTAACTTCTGTGTTTTATTTAGATATTtcagtgccttgcatatagtaggcactccttcaattattttttttttttgagccaattGGAATTTTAAGTTTACTTGCTCAGTAtataaagctagtaagtatctaagataaATTGTGAACTCAGAGCCTTTTGACTCCAGTGTCGGTGTTCTATCCACTTAACCACTAACTTGTCTCTTCATTGAATTCTTATGCAATAGTTGAAAGAAAATCTAGGGCATGAAATGCTGACAAACGCCACAAAAACGTATGTcaatatttcactggaaaaacatTGTTGTAAATAGCAACCTGTCTACAAATTAGTAGATAATTCTGACAGAATTGATTGAGTTTTaggaggttaaataacttggccatggtcacagaactagtaaacagcagagaaaatatttaaagccAGGCTTTCCAGACTCTAATtacatctatatataatataacacagCATTATGTATAACACATATATCATAGGTAGcattatatgttatttatatatatgtacatatacttcAGAATCTCAAACACACAAAAGGGagcagaataaacatttattaggtgtaGAGGGTGGGACTTTAGAGTATACGTGaagcaaggtgttaactcagtggaatggATGAGctgattgttctctagttcacttagtacttagtatggtgatataatggttctctagttcacacatactcagtgtgCTAttatgatgtaattacaataaggtatataagggctaagaaagACTGGAAggtagacattctatctttgaccagccttgtggtggctgtcctgcctcctgcactaagatcaagaccaggccagaataaagaatctagactctattcttgaccaATCTTATGGTGACTATTCTGCTGAGACTAAGGCTTATCAGGAGgccttccagaaagctagcccacaCATTACAATTAGGctcctttttttttgctgaggcaattgggcttaagcaatttgcccagggtcacacaatattAGGCTCCTTTTAAGCGTTGTTATATgcacattataaatattatgtctTTTGATTAGAGCATACATTTATTCAGTCCAAAAAGGAGATTGGAATGGATATTGAGTAGAGATAACTGAGTTTTATATTCTCTTATGAAAATTTCCATAAATGCAAACATGTCTTAAAGTTTATGTAGTTGGGTTGTTTTATTGAGCTATTATGGCCAAAAATTATTCAATCACCCCAAAAGATgatgcaaatcaaaataaataggctacaacatattaccaacaaatgcttaaatgaaaaaagtataagggacattatttaatatataagagcaGTAAAGAAAGCAGGAGTGTTCAATAGTAAGATTAAAGTAATAGGAAGACATTCCAACTTATCCATTAATATCTTtgtgtcacttaaaaaaaaagagttaggtCTCATCTGGATTGGATAGAACAACTACTGAGAATTTATCAGAAAACATGGCTCACTATTGTATAAAGTGAAAAACATGGAGAGAGGGACTGTGATCTTTCTTGTAGGAGAATATGCACCAATAAGGAATTCAAAGTATCCAAGTAAATTATTGACCTGTGCAGGGGACCTGCAGTATGGAGCCAagccaaatctttcacagtttcTAGAAAGACAGACTTCTGCTTAGCACTTTTTTTACTGCAGCATTCACATCCTTGTTCCTTAGACTGTAGATGATGGGATTGAGCATTGGAGTAAAAATCCCATAAAACATGGCAATCAACTTATCTGTGGTCAGTGAAGCTTTGGACTTGGGCTTCATATACATGAAGAGAATTGTCCCATAGAAGATGATCACTACGGTCAGGTGGGCTGAGCAAGTAGAAAATGCTTTGCTTCTCCCCTCAGCAGAACGGATCTTTAAAATGGTGGAGAGGATGAAGACATAAGAAACAATGATTAATAAGAGGGGGGTCAAGGTAAGGATTATAGTTGCTACCAGCATGATGAGTTCATTCAGGGAGATGTCAGCACAGGCCAGGTGCATGACAGCCAGTATTTCACAGGTGAAATGGTCTATGATATTTTTCCCACAAAAAGGCAACTGCATCGTAAGAATGGTTTGAAACAAAGAGTTAAGACCGCCTATTAGCCAGCACAAAGCTGCCAGGTTCACATAAACGGTTCTGTTCATGACAATGGGATATCTTAGAGGGTTACAGATAGCCACATAGCGGTCATAAGCCATGACAGCCAGCAGGATGCACTCTGTCGTTCCCATGGCAAAGGAGATTGACATCTGGGCTGCACATCCTGAGAAGGACAAGGATTTTCGTGTAGACAGGAAGTTCACCAGCATTTTAGGCACAAATGAAGATGTGTAACAAATGTCTAAGAAGGAAAGATTACTGAGGAAGAAGTACATGGGAGTGTGAAGATGGGAATCCAGAATGCTCAGTATGATAATGACACTGTTTCCAAAGAGGATGACCATATATATTGTCATGcataacacaaaaaagaaaatctcaagttTTGGATATTTGGAAAGTCCCAGGAGAATGAATTCAGTTAGAACTGTCCTATTGGTCCCTTCCATTGCTCTCTCCTTCCAGCTGCAGGAAGAACAAAATACCCTTAGGAGCATTTCAACAGATATTTGAGTCTTACAATAATGCTATTCATGGATTATATTGTTGGATAAAAttctggtcttggaatcaggtggacctaagtttaaatcctgcttcagactcTTACTTGATGAtcctgaaagtcatttaacctctgaagGCCTCAAATTCTTGAAATGTAAAGTTGGGATGATAATAGCTTCTACCTTGGATAGTTATTGTGAGTGTTAAATGAGAGaacatgtaaagcattttgcaaaactttgtttccaCTCAAAATTCTATACTCTTTCCTCCCTTATACcatccagatgaagaaattatttcattcaaaattcTATATTCTTCTCTATATAAAACCATCCAGATGATGTCACTGATTCTAGTGTTGTCCATATTCCAGCCTGTCAAGAGCAGAAATAATTGCTAAAAACAATCTTAGATGAGTTAAGGAGCTCAGTAACTTGCTTTCTGCAAGTCAGAAGTAAtttcagagaagcagagaggaaggcatacatatgtaaaacattttgctaaACTTTGTTAAATAGTTATGAGAAAGGTAGAGTTGAAGGAAGAGATAAG
This genomic window contains:
- the LOC127556674 gene encoding olfactory receptor 13C2-like — translated: MEGTNRTVLTEFILLGLSKYPKLEIFFFVLCMTIYMVILFGNSVIIILSILDSHLHTPMYFFLSNLSFLDICYTSSFVPKMLVNFLSTRKSLSFSGCAAQMSISFAMGTTECILLAVMAYDRYVAICNPLRYPIVMNRTVYVNLAALCWLIGGLNSLFQTILTMQLPFCGKNIIDHFTCEILAVMHLACADISLNELIMLVATIILTLTPLLLIIVSYVFILSTILKIRSAEGRSKAFSTCSAHLTVVIIFYGTILFMYMKPKSKASLTTDKLIAMFYGIFTPMLNPIIYSLRNKDVNAAVKKVLSRSLSF